The following coding sequences are from one Hippopotamus amphibius kiboko isolate mHipAmp2 chromosome 9, mHipAmp2.hap2, whole genome shotgun sequence window:
- the SCN2B gene encoding sodium channel subunit beta-2 isoform X1 has protein sequence MHKDAWLPRPAFSLTGLSLFFSLVPPGRSMEVTVPATLNVLNGSDARLPCTFNSCYTVNHKQFSLNWTYQECNNCSEEMFLQFRMKIINLKLERFRDRVEFSGNPSKYDVSVTLRNVQLEDEGTYNCYIMNPPDRHRGHGKIYLQVLMEEPPERDSTVAVIVGASVGGFLAVVILVLMVVKCVRRKKEQKLSTDDLKTEEEGKTDGEGNADDGTK, from the exons ATGCACAAAGATGCCTGGCTACCTCGCCCTGCCTTCAGTCTCACGGGGCtcagtctctttttctctttgg TGCCACCAGGGAGGAGCATGGAAGTCACAGTACCTGCCACCCTCAACGTCCTCAATGGCTCTGATGCCCGCCTGCCCTGCACCTTCAACTCCTGCTACACCGTGAACCACAAACAGTTCTCCCTGAACTGGACTTACCAGGAGTGTAACAACTGCTCCGAGGAGATG ttcctcCAGTTCCGCATGAAGATCATTAACCTGAAGCTGGAACGGTTCCGAGACCGCGTGGAGTTCTCGGGGAACCCCAGCAAGTATGATGTGTCAGTCACGCTGAGAAATGTGCAGCTGGAGGATGAGGGCACCTACAACTGCTACATCATGAACCCGCCCGACCGCCACCGCGGCCATGGCAAGATCTACCTGCAGGTCCTCATGGAAG aGCCCCCTGAGCGGGATTCCACGGTGGCCGTGATAGTGGGCGCCTCTGTCGGGGGCTTTCTGGCTGTGGTCATCTTGGTGCTGATGGTAGTAAAGTGTGTGAGGAGGAAAAAAGAGCAGAAACTGAGCACGGATGACCTGAAGACCGAGGAGGAGGGCAAGACAGATGGAGAGGGCAACGCGGACGACGGCACCAAGTAA
- the SCN2B gene encoding sodium channel subunit beta-2 isoform X2 — MEVTVPATLNVLNGSDARLPCTFNSCYTVNHKQFSLNWTYQECNNCSEEMFLQFRMKIINLKLERFRDRVEFSGNPSKYDVSVTLRNVQLEDEGTYNCYIMNPPDRHRGHGKIYLQVLMEEPPERDSTVAVIVGASVGGFLAVVILVLMVVKCVRRKKEQKLSTDDLKTEEEGKTDGEGNADDGTK; from the exons ATGGAAGTCACAGTACCTGCCACCCTCAACGTCCTCAATGGCTCTGATGCCCGCCTGCCCTGCACCTTCAACTCCTGCTACACCGTGAACCACAAACAGTTCTCCCTGAACTGGACTTACCAGGAGTGTAACAACTGCTCCGAGGAGATG ttcctcCAGTTCCGCATGAAGATCATTAACCTGAAGCTGGAACGGTTCCGAGACCGCGTGGAGTTCTCGGGGAACCCCAGCAAGTATGATGTGTCAGTCACGCTGAGAAATGTGCAGCTGGAGGATGAGGGCACCTACAACTGCTACATCATGAACCCGCCCGACCGCCACCGCGGCCATGGCAAGATCTACCTGCAGGTCCTCATGGAAG aGCCCCCTGAGCGGGATTCCACGGTGGCCGTGATAGTGGGCGCCTCTGTCGGGGGCTTTCTGGCTGTGGTCATCTTGGTGCTGATGGTAGTAAAGTGTGTGAGGAGGAAAAAAGAGCAGAAACTGAGCACGGATGACCTGAAGACCGAGGAGGAGGGCAAGACAGATGGAGAGGGCAACGCGGACGACGGCACCAAGTAA